The nucleotide sequence GGCAAAATGAGACAAACGCTTGAAATTTCCTGGAGTACCCCTGAATGAGATCGGTGAAGCGCCTGGAGAAATGATAGTCGCAGCCCGGAATGTTTACAACAGAAACATTGCCGTACTTATGACACTAACAAAATGTCAAGCAAAGAAAATTCGGCTGTTGAGAATGCACGACAAACAAACGTCCCCTTCTGactttggacagtgctgggccGGGTGAACAGATGTCTTCACATCGCATTCCGAAAATTGTCTTCTTTCGTTGCTCGGACGGCCTCCTTCGAAAATGTTTCAAATCTTCTCAGAAACATTATTACTAGAATCAGAAGAATGACCTGAATGACAATGAAGGCGAAGAGCATGATCTGGCACACGAAGGCCATGTTACAATACcaatcctggcaagtggagacaACTTCATCCTCCGTTAGATATAAGATCAGCCTTCCCTGGAGCTCCACTGGCGAGAAACACCTTAAGTTCTTATACTGGCTTCGGTCCTCCTGCTTGAGAAGCCAGGATCTCAGGTACAAAATGCTACAATCGCAGGCCCATGGGTTACTGTCCAGTGAAACCGACCTCAGATTTTGCAGAGTGTCAAAGAGACCACTGGGGATGGAAGATAGCTTGTTGTTGTTCAATTTGATCTTAGTGATGTCGGCTGCAAAGCGAATGGGAATTGTACTTACGTTCAGCTCCAGACTGCTGCAGTCGGCAGATGTCCCGGAACAGCGACACGTTGGCGGGCATTGGAAGACCGCTACTCGGACCAAGGAGAGAAACACAAAAAATACTTCTTGCTGTCTCAGCAGTGACATCGTCTGGAACAAAACTGGGGGGTTAGCTCGAAAAATAAGTTATGAGTGATAAAAAAACAAACACGGAGAATTATGGGTGCATCACTTTCAATATGCTAATCCATTTTACTCACCTTAAATTTCACAAGAAACGTCGCGAACGGAATATAATCAAGAACAATCTTCATCCAACGCGTTATTCCATATTTATATGTCCTTGGCAATCATGCTTGCTGCTGGttgcgagaaaccgagaacatgtcttttttttcaaatCTGCCATAAAATATCACAGATGAGATCGACAAAACGTCACATGTGATCGTACTTATTACATTAAATGCCTCAATTACCTTTCAGCACCTTCTAATCGATATGTATCACctcccactgtaacactcccgtCTTATCAGCTGAATTAAGAGAGATCAAATTCACATCCACTAGTTGGGCACACGTAAGTTAAACCGAGGTAATTCAAATAAAACTCCCTCATTTTTTTCGACCACGCTGGGCGAAGAGAAGGATTTCTGTTATAGCTGATTACGGCGGCGAAGCAAGTAGAACCAGCCCTTCATCGTGTTAAGACTTACACGGATTATGCGCTGGATCAGAGCAACAACGGGAATTCACCAAAAGGTCACCGAGTTCTGTAGTTATTAACCATTTTAGTTATAATGGGTTGGTTGATTCAAACTTGTTGGTTCATTTGCCGGATAATATTTCCGAGTAACTCGAGTCAACACGATAGGGGATGGGAGACAATCCAGACACTGCCTTTTACTGGCTTATAATGTGTAAAATGAACTTGAGAAAAAGGCCAAGAGTTATTGGGCTCATTCAGCAGATCCGATGAGTGCTTCAGTTCATCCAACCTATCGTCCAAATGCACTTAGAACTCGACTGCCTGGCAGGTTAGGTTATTCCAATTGTTCATCGCTTCTTCTAGAAAAGGCGTTTTCGCTAAAATTTGCTTTAACATGTTTAGCAACAAACTGAATATCATTGTTCACATCGAGTGAATCCACCTGCCCAAAGTTAAACAGACAGTACCCATAGCACAAAATGTTTGAGTGTGATTCACTTCATTGTCTTTAAACAAATTAAGTCCTATCGAAACATCTTTTCTTGTAGACCCCGTTTCTTCAAATTGATCCAACTCTGGCTTACTGGGCATCCGCCACTTAATTGTCCGACCAATGAAGAAAGAATGCCTGTCTTATTTTCATCTCCGTAGAACCTCGGGATGTCCCACATTTACAGACACTAAGTACTTTTTTGAAGCGAGggtcactgatgtaatgtaggaaacgcggcTTCCAATTTGCGCAGAGCAAGGTTAAACAGAcatcaatgagataatgaccaggcaATCTATTTTGTGATGCCGATTCAGGGGTAAATGTTGGCCATGATACACGGGAGAACTCCACCGCTCTTCCGATCCCAAAGGAGCTTTTCGGTTCACTCGAGAGGGCAGGTAGTTTGTTACTGTTTGGTTTAACTTCTTATccacacctccgacagtgcatacgaacatacaaattaggagcaggagtaggccactcgtcCTTCGAGCCTTCtcctcattcaataagatcatggctcacctgaatgtaacctcaaccccacattcctccctatccccgataacctttcaccccttgttaatcaataatctatcgaactttgccttaaaaatattcaaagacaccaccttttgaggaagagagttccaaagaatcacaatCCTCTGAGCGAAAAAaaacctcatctctgtcttaaatgagcgaccccttatttttaaacagtgacccctagttctagattctcccacatgaggaaacatcctccccacatccaccctgtcaagacccctcagaattttaaatgtttcaattaaatcGCCTCTTacgcttctaaattccagtggatacaagcctaatctgttcagcctttcctcataagacattcctggtattagtctagtaacccTTCTCTGATTTGCTTCTAATGCATCATTCCCTCATAttgcactcaagtctctggagtgagacttgaactcatTACTCCCTGTCTCAGAGGAAAGGGTGTTTTTTTGGCAaaagtatactttattcataaaatatctgaaagaacattacaaaatatttcaatgtggccatcacagaaagtgcaatgtTTGTCAAGTTTTCTACaaagatcatgttgcactctaagGTGCTTCAacacaattgtgatacatgtaatattcactGCATAAATTCAGTGTGAATCATACAGCCTGAGAGTTCaatacaattcccagcctcttggTGCACAATGGCtcaaaggtcttagacagcgacctttccccattgcacctttgtggcggctgccccaagcgtTAGTGCgcccctcagcatgtagtcctggactttggagtgTGCCAGGCTGCAACACTAAGTGGGGAACAACTCTGCATTGGAAGACCAACAAACTTCAGGCAGACCAAAGTGCATCTTTCACTgaattggggcagaattttctgtttgacatgcggggggggtgggacccacatgccaacatgtaaaatggcacgcggtgtcgtcaggcgagtgtcccgacatcaccgcgcatcatcgCAATATTTCAGTGGGCGGTGATGTCGCCATTAATTtacgggccatttaaggcccttgaggctccaTTTGATGGGGACTTTGCAGCACCCGTGCATTCTTCGGCTCGTCACAAGGGtgtaatgggcaggtgggtaTCAGAAATTTgtatgaacctcatccatgggcaggagaagagggctcagtggggtcatgatTCTACGGATTTAAAAGTTATTGTACAAAaattattgaaacttgcctgtgtgagctggaAAACTTCAAagcacataccagctgcttggactggactcataatcttcaggtcagcactttgcagtgagaatttgttttggggcctgtaggtttcagggAGCTGCCCTGAGCCTAGGAATGGGAGGTGATtgctccactggaggcacctcctctgaggaggaagggagggctggaagggggaggaggccaggagtgcacattcagccttcaggagagccacctttgggaggacaggcacaggcacaaggggtgcagggccacgaagtagtccaaggtggaaggagctgCAAAAGAACAActaacctgctgccagggtatacaggcagcaaagcagctacctcaatatatctgaggcgcagcaccgaaggaggctccatctgtcaagggagacagtcaacactatctgtcagatgactgAGCCAGAGATCTCCAtgaattgtgtgggtggacaccacatgcctgtggctctaaaggtcacagctgccctcaacttctatgcctctggctctttccagtagTTGATTGGTGATCTGCccttgatgatcctccagctgcagttgatgtttgtcttgctgtgtgtccctgggaacatcccgtagagcacagagtcctgtgtcacagcactgctcaGGATCAAacttgacaaaaaccactgcttctctctccagaccttctttgtaaagacacattccacaaggaggtgaacaacagtctctttcCCTCcgcagccaccttgagggcaatgtgcagaggagGTGAGACTCTGGTGTGTCTCAGAggaaagagtgctaccaactgatgcACGACTGACACTAGTTATAGTACTGCCTCATATACCTTAAAGTATACCTTAGATTCTGGAAGTCTCACCTCAAACTTCCCCACCTCTCGTCCTTTAACATTTCCTTAAGACTTATTTATTTCAGCAAGTTTTTAGTAACCCATCCATATCAATGCTTCTTTAACTCCGTATCAATTTTGTCTAATTACCCTCCTGCTGGGATGGTAATTAGCTTATGCATATTTAATTGTTTATACATATTTAAGGCATTTTTAAAATACAAATACTCATTGTTGAAACTAAACCAATGTAACATTTTTTTGCAAGCTCTGAGAGACCTTGGAATAATTCTTAGATATTTCTGAGGAATTTTCACCCTTTGTTTTGAAAGCTATGTGTAGCAAAGTGAGTACCATAGAATGAAAAATACCATCGTTCCCTTGTAACTAACACTCATGGTTATGGAGGGAGTTTTTTTCTCTTCTTACATTTTCCAGCAAGAGCATAGTTTTTGTCTTACAGTGAATTCAGGCAATTTTTAACATACTACAGTTGTCATCCTTTCCTGAAATACAGCACAGAGGatgacagagataaaaacaaaaaaactgcggatgctggaaatccaaaacaaaaacagaattacctggaaaaactcagcaggtctggcagcatcggcggagaagaaaagagttgacgtttcgagtcctcatgacccttcgacagaacttgagttcgagtccaagaaagagttgaaatataagctggtttaaagtgtgtgtgtggggggcggagagatagagagacagagaggtggggggggtggggggggggtggtgtggttgtagggacaaacaagcagtgatagaagcagatcatcaaaagatgtcaacgacaatagtacaatagaacacataggtgttaaggttaaagttggtgatattatctaaacgaatgtgctaattaagaatggatggtagggcactcaaggtatagctctagtgggggttttttaaaatttttttataatggaaataggtgggaaaaggaaaatctttataatttattggaaaaaaaagggaagggggaaacagaaagggggtggggatgggggagggagctcacgacctaaagttgttgaattcaatattcagtccggatggctgtaaagtgcctagttggaagatgaggtgttgttcctccagtttgcgttgggcttcactggaacaatgcagcaagccaaggacagacatgtgggcaagagagcagggtggagtgttaaaatggcaagcgacagggaggtttgggtcattcttgtggacagaccgaaggtgttctgcaaagcggtcgcccagtttacgtttggtctctccaatgtagaggagaccacattgggagcaacgaatgcagtagaccaagttgggggaaatgcaagtgaaatgctgcttcacttgaaaggagtgtttgggtccttggacggtgaggagagaggaagtgaaggggcaggtgttgcatcttttgtgtgggcatggggtggtgccataggagggggttgaggagtagggggtgatggaggagtggaccagggtgtcccggagggagcgatccctacggaatgccgataaggggggtgaagggaagatgtgtttggtggtggcatcatgctggagttggcggaaatggcggaggatgatcctttgaatgcggaggctggtggggtgataagtgaggacaagggagaccctatcatgtttctgggagggaggagaaggcgtgagggcggatgcgcgggagatgggccggacacggttgagggccctgtcaatgaccgtgggtggaaaacctcggttatggaagaaggaggacatgtcagaggaactgtttttgaatgtagcatcatcggaacagatgcgacggaggcgaaggaactgagagaatgggatggagtccttacaggaagcggggtgtgaggtgctgtagtcgagatagctgtgggagtcggtgggtttgtaatggatattggtggacagtctatcaccagagattgagactgagaggtcaaggaagggaagggaagtgtcagagatggaccacgtgaaaatgatggaggggtggagattggaagaaaaattaataaatttttccaagtcctgacgagagcatgaagcggcaccgaagtaatcatcgatgtaccggagaaagagttgtggaagggggccggagtaggaccctggtccactcctccatcaccccctactcctcaaccccctcctatggcaccaccccatgcccacgcaaaagatgcaacacctgccccttcacttcctctctcctcactgtccaaggacccaaacactcctttcaagtgaagcagcatttcacttgcatttcccccaacttagtctactgcattcattgcttccaatgtggtctcctctacattggagagaccaaacgtaaactgggcgaccgctttgcagaacaccttcggtctgtccgcaagaatgacccaaacctccctgtcgcttgccattttaacactccaccctgctctcttgcccacatgtctgtccttggcttgctgcattgttccagtgaagcccaaagcaaactggaggaacaacacctcatcttccaactaggcactttacagccatccggactgaatattgaattcaacaactttaggtcgtgagctccctcccccatccccaccccctttctgtttcccccttcccttttttttccaataaattataaagattttccttttcccacctatttccattgtaaaaaaattttaaaaaacccccactagagctataccttgagtgccctaccatccattcttaattagcacattcatttagataatatcaccaactttaaccttaacacctatgtgttctattgtactattgtcattgacatcttttgatgatctgcttctatcactgcttgtttgtccctacaaccacaccacccccccccccccacccccccacctctctgtctctctatctctccgccccccacacacacactttaaaccagcttatatttcaactctttcttggactcgaactcaagttctgtcgaagggtcatgaggactcgaaacatcaactcttttcttctccgccgatgctgccagacctgctgagttttaccaggtaattctgtttttgttttacagagGATGACAGGTTGGGTGTCTATTACAAAGCCCCTCTTGCCTTTGAGGACAAACTTGTCAAACTGTTATTTTCTTGGAGGACAATGGTACTTTACACGTTCATTGCCTCACTCAGGAGAAATTAGGATTTGAGTTGCTATCAGATATCAGAAACACACTTTTTTGAATGTTAATATCTGCTGATTTACAGACCATGGACCAGACGAATTTAATTTCTCTGATTACTGAATTATTAAAGGAACAGAATGGCAGTAATGCATGGACATCAAACTTCAGCCCACAAGTTATGAGAATTGACATCAACAGAATGACAGTAACATTAAAGAATTCTGCTGATGTAGGTTACAGTGTATCTGATTCATTTAGTTTTCATGGGAGACCTGGAGGTAATATTTTTTGTGGGGATTCTCCCAACCGCTTGTCACAATTCAGCAGTAACCTCAACGAAAATCTTAACTAGCTGTGTATGCAATTTCTGCACAGTTTTCACTAAAGCTACAGTGGAAGAATCCATCTGGAGAATTTCCCCAAGAACTCCAACATCATTCAAATACATTACATAGTGAAGGGCAAAGCAAAACAT is from Carcharodon carcharias isolate sCarCar2 chromosome 13, sCarCar2.pri, whole genome shotgun sequence and encodes:
- the gp1bb gene encoding platelet glycoprotein Ib beta chain isoform X1 → MKIVLDYIPFATFLVKFKTMSLLRQQEVFFVFLSLVRVAVFQCPPTCRCSGTSADCSSLELNVSTIPIRFAADITKIKLNNNKLSSIPSGLFDTLQNLRSVSLDSNPWACDCSILYLRSWLLKQEDRSQYKNLRCFSPVELQGRLILYLTEDEVVSTCQDWYCNMAFVCQIMLFAFIVIQVILLILVIMFLRRFETFSKEAVRATKEDNFRNAM
- the gp1bb gene encoding platelet glycoprotein Ib beta chain isoform X2 — translated: MSLLRQQEVFFVFLSLVRVAVFQCPPTCRCSGTSADCSSLELNVSTIPIRFAADITKIKLNNNKLSSIPSGLFDTLQNLRSVSLDSNPWACDCSILYLRSWLLKQEDRSQYKNLRCFSPVELQGRLILYLTEDEVVSTCQDWYCNMAFVCQIMLFAFIVIQVILLILVIMFLRRFETFSKEAVRATKEDNFRNAM